TTGGGAGGAAACTTCAAGAGAAATGTTTGCCGGTCCAGGTCGTGCGATTATTCGAAACGCCCTTGTTGTGGCCATTGGGTTTTTACCGCTTTTAGCGGCACCGCTTGTTCCGTATAAAACAGTAGGATTTTTTATGTTTACGATTATGGCTGTATCTAGTCTTGCGACTTTATTTATTTTGCCATCTATAGTATCATTAAAGCAATCTTGGATGTTTGAGGAGAATAAGAAATCCATGAGCTGCAAATGTAGTAATTGTATGCTGATTGCTTTATTCGTAGCCTTAGCGATCGCTTATGTTTTGTTTGGATATACGACCGTAGGATGGCAGCCGATTACATTTATTAGTATCGGGATTATTGTTTTATTTGCAGGTATTTGTCATGTGGTATCGAAGAGAAAAGTATGTCTGAAATAAAGCACCTGATCATTGCGAGGCCGCAATTATGCAGAGGGATCCTTAGTTCGCTAACGCTCATGAGGATTAGTTCGTCTAACAGATTTACAGATGCTAGCGCTTTGTAAAGCTGAGGCTCATTAAAATTCGCACAGGCTAACTTGATGTTCGCGCTAATAGAAGCGCTCCATAAGTTAGGTGCTCATTTAAGAAAGGTGTGTTTAAAATGAAAAAGATATTTTTAATAGTTTGTTTTTTATTGGTTACAAGTAGTTTTGTTTTTGCGCAAAGTGTTGATGAGATTGTTAAAAAGGCTAATTTTGTTTCGTATTATGCTGGAAATGATGGAAGATCAAATGTCAAAATGACAATCATCGATTCTCAAGAACGACAAAGAATCAGACAATTCAAAATTTTGCGTCTTAGCATTAAAGAGGGTGGTGAGCAAAAATTCTATGTTTATTTTGAGAAGCCAACGGATGTAGCGCGCATGAGTTATATGGTTTGGAAAAATATTGGAAAAGATGATGACCGTTGGCTTTATTTGCCAGCTCTTGATCTTGTACGCCGTATTGCCGCAAGCGATAAGCGTTCAAGCTTTGTTGGTTCTCATTTTGTTTACGAAGATGTTTCTGGGCGCGGAATTGATGCCGATATTCATGAGCTTATAGGTGAAGAGAATGGATTTTATAAAATAAAGAATACGCCAAAAGAAACACAAGGCATTGAATTTGCTTCATACACAGTCTGGATTGACAAAAATAATTTTATGCCGATGAAGGCTGAATATTATAATGAAGCTGGCGATCTGACTAGAACCATTGAGGCTTTAGACGTTAAAGATATTTCCGGTCATCCAACAGTTACTAAATCAAAGGCCACAGATGTTCAGCGTGGAGGAGAAACAGTGATGGAGTTTAGCGATATTCAATATGACGTTGGTCTTACAGATGATATTTTTACTGAACGATATTTAAGAAAACCTCCAATGCAATGGATTCAATAAAATGAAAAGAATATTTTTTGCGCTATTCTTATTTTTTGCCTTACCCGCAACAGGGTTTGCCGATTGGCCACAAATCCATGGGTTTTTTGAGGCTGATTACGGAGTTAAGGTCAGCGATGATAATACAAAGAGAGATAATTATAATATTCTTGAGCAGCGATTGCAGTTAAGGTTAAATCATTATTTCTCTGGAGAGAATTATTTGGCGCAAAAAGGTGGGGCACTTGCTTTTCGAGGAGATTTTACGGTTGATGAATATTATTCCGGAAAAACAGATTTTGAACTTCGTGAATTAAATCTATCGCTAACGCCGATGAGCTTTATGGATGTTAAGCTTGGTCGACAAACTTTGACATGGGGAACAGGCGATTATTTGTTTATCAACGATATGTTCCCGAAAGATTATGTGTCATTTTTTACCGGCCGTGATGATGAATATTTAAAGAAGCCATCCGATGCGCTTAAGGTGTCAATTTATCAAGAGCTTGCGAATATTGATCTTATCGTGATTCCTCATTTTACACCTAACACAACGCCTAAGGGTGATCGGTTGTCATTCTTTGATAGTTTTCAAGGCGGAATTGCCGGCGTTAATTCTGATCGTGATATCATTGAGCCACCTTTTCAGATGAGCAACAATGAGTATGCGTTACGATTAAATCGTAATTTTGGTAGCAACGAGGCTGCGCTTTATTATTTTCATGGATTTGACAAGAATCCTCGAAGTTATATGGACGAGGCGGCTAGAAAACTTTATTATGAACCTTTGGATGTTTACGGTGCAAGTTTACGTGGGCCGTTTGCAAGCGGGATTGGAAATGTTGAGATTGGATATCTGAATTCCCGAGATGATCGAGATGGCACTAATAGAATGGTAGAGAATTCTTTTTTCAAGGCCATGGCAGGATATAGCAAAGATTTAGGTAATGATCTGCGGGTTGGATTTCAGTATTTGTTTGAACAAAGACTTGATTACGATGAGTATCGTGACAATCTTCTTCCTAACGATTATAGATGGGATGAGTATAGGCATCTTTTGACAAATCGGATTACAAAATTATTTAAGAATCAAACCGTAATGGTGTCATTGTTTACCTTTTATTCACCATCTGATAATGACGGCTATGTGAGGCCGTCGGTAAGTTATGATATCAGCGATCAATGGAAAATAACGTTTGGCGCAAATTTGCCTTGGGGGGAAGATGATATAACTGAATTTGGGCAGATGAAACGGAATAAGAATATTTACACAAGAGTACGGTATTCATTTTGAGCCCCCACACCAATTATATTTTAAATTTTGATTAAGCAATGTTTTATTTATATATTCTAAAAAGTAAAAAAGATAAAAATCTTTATACAGGTTTATACCGGAAACTTAAAAAAAGAGACTTGAAGAACATAGCAAAGGTTTTGTTAAATCAACAAGACTGAGGAGACCATTTGAATTAATTTATTTCGAAGGGTATAAGATGAGGAAGATGCAAAAAGAAGAGAAAAGAATCTTAAATTAAGATCTAGAGCATTTGCTCAATTGAAGAAACGCATTTTCAAAAGTTTAACATAATTGGTGTGGGGGTGGATATGACAGAGAGAGTTTTAAGGGGTATTGCAGGATTTATGGTTTTATTAAGCGTAGGATTAGCGATTTGGGTGGATATCAGATGGCTTTGGTTTACGGCTTTTGTAGGAGCAAATTTGTTACAATCTGCTTTTACTAATTGGTGCTTAATGATGACAATTCTAAAAAAAAATAGGCATAAAGTAGCAAAATAGCGGATTATATGCTATATTTGGGGCGACTTGAGAGATCTCAAGTCGCCCTATTTGTATATATACATAAATATATTTATATGGAAGCGCTTTCCCGAAAGGGCTGAAATGCCCTTTTTTTCTTAATATTATCGGATATACTTGTTGTATTGTTAGGGTAGAGGAATTTAATATTAATGTTATTAGAAATATTATGATAAACATAAAAATTACAAAAAAGATTTATTCTAAATTATTAGGCTGGTTTGTGATTTTTGCATTCCTAGCCAATATGATTATGCCTACGCCTGGTTTTGCGCAGAACTTAAGCTTTTTGCCTACGCCAGGGACTATGGTTACGCTTACCCCAAGCTTTGCACCTGTTTTGCTTAGAGGTGTCCGCGTTAATCCTAAAAATCCTTTTGAGCTTGATTTTATTGTTGATGTTGGTGATACAAGCTTAAATGATCAAGAATTTGAAAAAGAGAGCGAAAAACTGATCAAATACTTTTTGGCCTCTTTGACGATTCCTGAAAGTGATCTTTGGGTCAATCTTTCTCCTTATGAAGAAGATCGTATTATTCCAGATGCTTTTAGCCAAACCGAAATGGGGCGCGACCTTTTAGCTCAAGATTATATTCTAAAGCAAATTACTGCATCTTTAATCTATCCAGAAGATGAACTTGGAAAGCAGTTCTGGAGCCGAATTTATAAGCAAGCTTTTGAGCAATACGGAACTACACAAATACCGGTGAATACCTTTAATAAGGTTTGGATCGTGCCTGAAAGGGCGGTTGTTTACGAGAATGGACCGCATGCTTTTGTTGTTAATAGTCATCTAAAAGTTATGCTTGAGGAAGACTATCTTTCCCTTGAAAGCAATATTGATAATCGTAAAATTGGCACTCAAGCCAATGATCAAGATAAAACAAAGCAGGTTAGCAATTTGTCATCACAAATTGTTCGTGAGATTGTTTTGCCTGAGATTGAGAAAGAGGTAAACAACGGCAAGAATTTTGCCAGTCTTCGCCAAATTTATAATTCTTTGATTTTAGCCACATGGTTTAAGAATACGCTTAAAAGTTCAATCTTGAATCAAAAATACAGCAATCAAGCCAAGATTTCAGGTGTGGATGTTGAGGACAAGCAAGTTCGAGAAAAGATTTATAATCAATATCTTGATGCTTTTAAAAAAGGCGTTTGTGACTTTGTTAAGGTTGAATACGATCAGTATTCCAATCGCCATGTTCCGCGGAAATATTTCTCAGGTGGAATGAGTTTCTTAGGTAATACACAGGCGGCAATTGAGCCAACCGATGATATTGGTGAGGTAACAGCGGCTTGTTCACCTGCTAAATTGCGTCATATTTCGAGTGCATTAAAAACAGGCTCAAGTCAAATCCTTGGCAAAGAACAAGTTTTATCTACAATTAATGATCTCTATAAAGAATCTGCCGCAGGCCAGTTTCCCAACTTTGTTCAATGGCTAGATAAAGCCTCTAGGAGTCTCAGAGGCCCATTAAATGACGATCTTTTAAAAGAAGTTGCCCAAGATCTCGGCATATCCAAAATAGACATAAATTTAATGCTTGAAAGATCTAAAAGGGCCGCTCAGCAGGCCTATGAATTCACAAAGCATCTCAAGGAAAAATATAAGAAATCTGATCAATACAGCGTATATCTTTTTCGAGATGCAGCTTTTCTTTATGAGGCGGGAAAGAAAGAGCTTCCCGGAGAATCCAAAGGATTTTATTTATCTAATAAAACTTTTGAGAAAATGGCAACAACACCTGAACAAAAAGTTAATCGTGTTGCAAACCCTATTTACTTTATGGTTAGCGAAGCAAAATCAAGGATGGGGCTTAAAGACTCTGAATCCATTCCAGGGGGAAGATTAGAAGAATTTGAAAATCATTTCTATAATTTGTTTACAAATATCGCCAACGGAAAGGCATCAGGAGCTAAGCACAGCACAAGTCTTTCAAAATTTGAAGCTGGTATCAGGCAGGCCATTGATCAAACAAAAACATATTTTCTGAATTCAGGCATTTCTTCAGATCAAATTTTAGATAAAGGGATTTGTTTTATCGATACATCTGTTCGAGGAACGTATGTGCTCTTTATGAAGGCTTTGATAAGAAAAATGCTTGAAGACCAGGGAGCCTCTGAAGACCTTATCAATCAAAAAGTTCATGGAGAGCTTTATTATAGTCAGCTTTCTCAGGAGATGAGCTATTTGCCTGTGACAGAAAGCACAGATGGCGGGCAAGGAAGGGACGTAGAATTCTTGGGCACCTATCCAGTTGATTATGCACAAAGTTTTACTTCAGATTCTATTCCAAGCATGAAGGAAAATATTGATTCAAAGAATCAGTTTTTGTTTTTTTTGTTAAGTTTTAATAATATATTAGGAAAAATCCAAAATACTTCTAGCTTATACGAATCTATAAAAGAACACCTTACGCCTATTTACGACAGCATAGACCAAAAATTGAACAGACAACAATTGATTAATATTTTGGGACGAGGAGATGGCGTTAATCATTTTTTGTCTGATATAAAAGCAAAGTATGGTGATGTAGTTGATATCTGGAGTTTAGATCAAACCGTTCAAGCAGATGACGTTAATGCGCTCGACCAAGAAAATCCTCAAATTTTGGATGAAGATGGATTTCCTGTTCGAGCAGATAAAGTTATCAATGTTATCAAGGTAGAAGATACAGAAGACATCATAGATGCTTTGCGTCAATGGCGAGAGGGATTTAACCAGACAAAAATTGACGGAAAGATTCTTTCGCTTTTTACATTTTCACAGTCCCAAAAAGGAGGCGAGCTTAAAAAGTCCGTAATTGATTTTTTTAAAACTTTGCAGAAAAGAAATCAGACCGTTCGATTTATTGATGTCCAGACCAAAGATAGCGATGGGAACACTCATAATGTTCTCATGGTTCGCTCAGAGCATGAATTCGAGAAAGAAATAATTCTAACAAGGCAAGGCGAACATCTTGATATCAAGATTGTTGATTCTGTGGCAAGTGATTTGACTCAAGAGAAATTAACTCATATTGGCTCGAAGCTAAGTTTGGATCAATTGGCCAAGGGTGTACGCGTTATTATCACAGAAAAGATTTTCGGCCAACAAGGCGGTTCTAAAGGGCTTGATCCTAAAGTGCACACGGTTTATGGGATCAAGGCCCTTGTCAACTTAAGAACGGGTCAAGCTGTGTTTTTTAGTCGATCAAAAACAGGCGACATCATTAATCATGAAGATATCGCACACGAATATTTTGGCGGACTTTCAGGAGATATTATTGGCTACCAGCTCCAAGCTGTAACTAACAACGAAACTGGGGAAACCATGATTGTTTCTGCTCAGGTTGATTCTAAGTTGATGAATATGCCCACCCTTTATGATCCTGATAAAGGCGGGAAAGAAATAACAGAAAAAAGTGTTATAGCTGCTAATAAGATTTTATTTGATGGCATTTCTATGAAAAAAATGTTTGATAGCGAGATTCAAATCGAGGTTCATCAAGATTTTCTTCCTTTTATTTCTGATGCCAGAAAGTTTTCTTGGTCTAAAGAAAAAACATTGTCAGTCCTCAAGGTCTACAGTCCTTCTTCCAAGATTGAGAGCCGTTTTTTTAAGAATCAGAACAATGTTAATAGTTTTAAACAATTGTATAGTAATTATTTTAAGATTTATCTTAAGAATTTGGAGGCGAAACACGCGATTGACGAAGATCTTAGAGCCAAGGGTCGAGAGGTAGAAAAAGACGAAAAATTCTTTCAAGAAGAGTTTCAGAATCTTGGTTTTATTTTATCTTATGTATTGCTAAAAAGTTTCTTTTCTAAAGATGAAAATACTCAGAATGAATTTAAACTATTCCTTAGAGATATTCGTGATTTTATTAAAATAATGAATGAGAATAAAGACGATCAAAAGGGTAATCAAGACAAAGAAGTCAATGAAATAATAAAACGTATTGGTAGAATTTTCTTAAAGTATATTAATAGCAACATGGATGAAATTGATAATGTTCCAAAGGATCTAGGACCAATAACTTCTGATCCTGGATTTGCTTCTGAATTAAATATAGATGGAGCCACCAGAGGAAGTATTGTTCATGATTTAAGAGGTAGATTTGCTAATTTTTCTGGATATTTTGGTCTTCTGCAAACTGAGTATTCAGAATATATGAATGGTGAGGATATTCTTGCTGAGGAGGCTAAAAGAGTTTTGTTCTTGGCTTGTAATCTAATTACTAAATCTCGAAAATCTTATCATGATTTTTTTAATTTTCGTGTTTTAGATCAAGATTTTAAACTAGGA
The DNA window shown above is from Candidatus Omnitrophota bacterium and carries:
- a CDS encoding outer membrane lipoprotein-sorting protein — protein: MKKIFLIVCFLLVTSSFVFAQSVDEIVKKANFVSYYAGNDGRSNVKMTIIDSQERQRIRQFKILRLSIKEGGEQKFYVYFEKPTDVARMSYMVWKNIGKDDDRWLYLPALDLVRRIAASDKRSSFVGSHFVYEDVSGRGIDADIHELIGEENGFYKIKNTPKETQGIEFASYTVWIDKNNFMPMKAEYYNEAGDLTRTIEALDVKDISGHPTVTKSKATDVQRGGETVMEFSDIQYDVGLTDDIFTERYLRKPPMQWIQ
- a CDS encoding DUF2892 domain-containing protein, which translates into the protein MTERVLRGIAGFMVLLSVGLAIWVDIRWLWFTAFVGANLLQSAFTNWCLMMTILKKNRHKVAK